One window of Dyadobacter sandarakinus genomic DNA carries:
- a CDS encoding alpha-amylase family protein yields the protein MADTNQDKFIIYQIFTRLFGNLNTTNKYCGSIEENGSGKFNDITTVALEALKDFGATHVWYTGVLRHATLTAYPQYGLESDHPLIVKGIAGSPYAIKDYYDVNPDLAEDVGARMEEFEQLVSRSHATGLKVIIDFVPNHVARQYQSLARAEGVRDFGEEDDTSVAFKPSNNFYYIPNQDFIVPAGHSPVRDLEMPYTERPAKATGNDVFQAQPSQYDWYETIKLNYGVDYQNARTTYFNPLPDTWQKMYDILAFWVGKGVDGFRCDMAEMVPVEFWGWVIPEIKKLNSGVIFIAEIYNPQEYHNYIQKGKFDYLYDKVGLYNALRRLVEGFGTAEDITRIWQEESGDISRNMLRFLENHDEQRIASRYFAGDPWLAIPAMTLSATLHTGPLMIYFGQELGVNPTESEGFQGEDGRTTIFDYWGVPEVQLWVNDGKFNTEKLAAGQKRLRDFYQSLNHFVRNNEAIYAGAFFDLQYVNVDGQSYNYDKTVVYSYLRYTERQQLLLICNFDRERTIETNIRVPADVWTNALKLGKTTDYRLKPVFPLTTLPLHLKTTEITSTGVHVELPPVSVVVFEIVSNAQANA from the coding sequence ATGGCCGATACCAACCAGGATAAATTTATCATTTACCAAATATTCACGCGACTTTTTGGCAACCTTAATACTACCAACAAGTACTGCGGAAGCATTGAGGAAAATGGCTCAGGGAAGTTCAACGATATAACTACTGTGGCGCTCGAAGCCCTGAAAGATTTTGGGGCGACGCATGTATGGTACACGGGCGTGCTCCGGCATGCAACCCTCACGGCTTACCCGCAGTATGGTCTGGAGAGCGACCATCCGCTGATCGTAAAAGGCATTGCGGGATCGCCTTATGCGATCAAGGATTATTATGATGTCAATCCCGACCTTGCTGAGGATGTAGGCGCGCGCATGGAAGAGTTTGAGCAGCTGGTATCGCGCAGCCATGCCACCGGGTTGAAGGTAATTATTGATTTTGTGCCTAATCATGTAGCCAGGCAGTACCAGTCGCTTGCACGGGCGGAAGGAGTACGCGACTTTGGCGAGGAGGATGATACGTCTGTCGCTTTCAAGCCTTCCAACAACTTTTACTATATTCCTAATCAGGACTTCATTGTTCCGGCCGGGCATTCGCCGGTGCGCGACCTGGAAATGCCTTATACCGAGCGGCCCGCCAAGGCAACCGGGAATGACGTATTTCAGGCGCAACCCAGCCAGTACGACTGGTACGAGACAATCAAGCTGAACTATGGTGTGGATTACCAGAATGCCCGCACCACGTATTTTAATCCGCTGCCGGATACCTGGCAGAAGATGTACGATATACTGGCTTTCTGGGTAGGGAAGGGCGTGGACGGGTTCCGGTGCGACATGGCCGAAATGGTGCCTGTCGAATTCTGGGGCTGGGTGATCCCGGAGATCAAAAAGCTGAACAGCGGCGTCATTTTCATTGCTGAGATCTACAATCCGCAGGAGTACCACAACTATATCCAAAAAGGAAAGTTTGACTACCTCTATGATAAGGTAGGGCTATATAATGCATTGCGCCGGCTTGTGGAAGGATTTGGCACGGCCGAAGACATCACACGCATCTGGCAGGAGGAGTCGGGCGATATCAGCCGGAACATGCTGCGTTTTCTTGAGAACCATGATGAGCAGCGCATTGCATCGCGGTACTTTGCAGGGGATCCCTGGCTGGCGATCCCGGCCATGACATTGAGCGCTACGCTGCATACCGGCCCGCTGATGATTTACTTCGGGCAGGAGCTGGGGGTCAATCCCACGGAGTCGGAAGGGTTTCAGGGAGAAGACGGGCGTACGACCATTTTTGATTACTGGGGCGTGCCGGAGGTGCAGCTCTGGGTGAATGACGGTAAATTCAATACCGAAAAGCTGGCGGCCGGGCAAAAGCGGCTGCGGGATTTTTATCAGAGCCTGAACCACTTTGTCCGCAATAATGAAGCCATTTATGCAGGTGCATTTTTTGACCTGCAATACGTGAATGTGGATGGGCAAAGCTACAATTATGACAAGACGGTGGTGTACAGCTACCTGCGTTATACCGAGCGGCAGCAGCTTTTGCTGATCTGTAACTTTGACCGTGAGCGTACGATCGAAACCAACATACGGGTACCGGCCGATGTCTGGACGAATGCATTGAAACTGGGCAAAACAACAGACTACCGCCTCAAACCTGTATTTCCGTTAACTACTTTACCGCTCCACCTGAAAACCACCGAGATTACGTCAACCGGGGTACATGTGGAGCTGCCGCCGGTTTCAGTAGTTGTTTTTGAGATCGTTTCCAATGCTCAGGCAAATGCTTAG
- a CDS encoding N-acetylmuramoyl-L-alanine amidase-like domain-containing protein codes for MLSNPVGHPARALQLGIRIIIFTKHRVFGTITGTTHFSLPMIRIFATFIFLLVCSVAFAQSSIQKVFGQKMDLPDTRDIGMQVLRMSESFLGTPYVAGTLEGNPTERLVCKFDGLDCTTLVESSVALAVAKNENPTFEGYKNELTRLRYRDGVIDGYASRLHYILDWMYENEKRGRLEDITAKVGGVPYKKEINFMTNHADLYPAMGESSVWEKIREQEAQINSREHSYIPKSGIQKAEPMLHDGDIVAFTSSIEGLDVNHMGIITKIGSRAYLIHASLTGKKVIISNVPLAEYVSSVPKHTGMIVARLNEM; via the coding sequence ATGCTTAGCAACCCTGTGGGGCATCCTGCCCGCGCCTTGCAATTGGGCATCCGGATCATTATTTTTACAAAGCACCGTGTTTTTGGAACCATCACCGGCACGACCCATTTTTCACTCCCCATGATCAGAATTTTTGCAACCTTCATTTTCCTCCTGGTCTGCAGTGTAGCTTTTGCACAATCAAGCATTCAAAAGGTTTTCGGACAAAAAATGGACTTGCCCGACACCCGGGATATCGGTATGCAGGTGCTGCGTATGAGCGAGTCGTTTCTGGGGACGCCGTATGTAGCGGGTACGCTGGAAGGCAATCCTACGGAGCGGCTGGTCTGCAAATTCGACGGTCTGGATTGTACTACACTAGTAGAGAGCTCCGTAGCCCTGGCTGTGGCCAAAAACGAGAATCCTACATTCGAGGGATATAAAAACGAGCTCACCAGGCTTCGGTACCGGGACGGTGTGATTGACGGTTATGCTTCGCGCCTGCATTACATACTCGACTGGATGTATGAAAATGAAAAGCGTGGCCGCCTGGAAGATATTACCGCGAAGGTAGGAGGGGTGCCTTATAAAAAGGAGATCAACTTCATGACCAACCATGCCGACCTGTACCCCGCTATGGGCGAAAGTTCGGTTTGGGAGAAAATCAGGGAGCAGGAGGCCCAGATCAATAGCCGGGAGCATTCCTACATTCCCAAGTCAGGGATCCAGAAGGCTGAGCCTATGCTGCATGATGGTGATATTGTGGCATTTACGTCTTCCATAGAAGGGCTGGACGTGAACCATATGGGGATTATTACCAAAATCGGCAGCCGTGCTTACCTGATCCATGCATCGCTGACGGGTAAAAAAGTGATTATATCCAATGTACCCCTGGCTGAATATGTATCATCCGTACCCAAGCATACGGGCATGATCGTGGCCAGGCTCAATGAAATGTGA
- a CDS encoding SulP family inorganic anion transporter: protein MRTKSATWKPATGFAGFRQNWKRDLLSGFLVSLIALPLSLGIAAASNFPPMMGVITAIAGGMIVSFFTNSELTIKGPAAGLIVIASGAVSELGRGNVNAGWQLALGTIMIAGLFQILLGLMKLPRLADFFPLSVVQGLLAAIGIMIMARQIHLAVGTIPSELDGKEPLELVAMLPNSLLHMEYHIAIVGLVSLMIMFGWRYLSFSYFKKLPPALVVLVVAIGLGRFFHLFDHPYHDFKPLINPGRFSLGFHVSLAGLTPSLLPVFIKYVMLFTLAGSLESILTVKAIDLLDPFKRRSDLSRDVAAVGAGNILAGALGGLPMISEVVRSSANVYNGGRTRQANFFHGLFLLILVLPLAEVVRMVPVAALAAMLIFVGFRLASPAKFAHIYHIGREQLIIFLVTIAAALGAGLLMGLVCGILTKIGVQLVYGVKLSHLFDPGTEVDTDHEVFYVNVPHAAVFTNYLGLKSTLEAIPKGKMVQIDFSGSPYVDHTVMDNITRFKHDYEQSGGDMELIGFEHHLALSDHPLAARRLQRQTVLS, encoded by the coding sequence ATGAGGACGAAATCAGCAACCTGGAAACCTGCCACCGGCTTTGCCGGCTTCCGGCAAAACTGGAAGCGCGACCTGCTTTCAGGATTCCTGGTGTCGCTGATTGCCCTGCCGCTGAGCCTTGGCATCGCAGCCGCCAGCAACTTCCCGCCTATGATGGGCGTGATTACAGCGATTGCGGGTGGGATGATTGTGTCTTTTTTTACAAATTCAGAACTCACGATCAAAGGTCCCGCCGCAGGGCTGATCGTGATTGCATCCGGCGCCGTCAGCGAGCTTGGAAGAGGCAATGTGAATGCAGGCTGGCAGCTGGCTTTGGGAACGATCATGATTGCCGGACTTTTCCAAATCCTGCTGGGACTGATGAAGTTGCCCCGCTTGGCCGATTTCTTTCCGCTATCCGTAGTACAAGGGCTGCTTGCAGCGATCGGGATCATGATTATGGCCAGGCAAATTCACCTTGCAGTGGGTACGATCCCTTCGGAACTGGATGGAAAAGAGCCGCTGGAACTGGTGGCTATGCTGCCAAACAGCCTGTTGCACATGGAGTACCATATTGCCATTGTAGGGCTGGTGAGCCTGATGATCATGTTCGGGTGGCGCTATCTTTCTTTTTCATATTTTAAAAAACTGCCACCGGCACTTGTTGTACTGGTAGTGGCCATTGGTCTCGGGCGTTTCTTTCACCTCTTTGATCACCCCTACCATGACTTTAAGCCTCTGATTAATCCCGGCCGGTTTTCATTGGGCTTTCATGTAAGCCTGGCCGGTTTAACGCCCAGCCTGTTGCCTGTGTTTATCAAGTACGTAATGCTTTTTACCCTTGCCGGCAGCCTTGAATCCATACTGACCGTGAAGGCGATTGACCTGCTGGATCCTTTCAAACGCAGGTCAGACCTGAGCCGTGACGTAGCCGCAGTCGGGGCCGGAAATATACTTGCCGGGGCTCTCGGTGGCTTGCCGATGATCTCCGAGGTAGTGCGCAGCTCTGCCAATGTATATAATGGCGGCAGAACGCGCCAGGCCAACTTTTTTCACGGATTGTTCCTGCTTATTCTGGTACTGCCCCTGGCCGAGGTGGTCAGAATGGTGCCGGTAGCAGCCCTGGCCGCAATGCTGATTTTTGTAGGATTCCGCCTTGCTTCACCCGCAAAGTTTGCCCACATCTACCATATCGGCAGGGAGCAGCTGATCATTTTCCTTGTTACAATTGCAGCTGCGCTTGGCGCGGGGCTGCTGATGGGGCTGGTTTGCGGGATACTTACCAAAATCGGGGTACAGCTCGTGTACGGCGTAAAGCTTTCACACCTTTTTGACCCGGGTACCGAAGTGGATACCGACCATGAAGTTTTTTACGTCAATGTGCCGCATGCGGCTGTTTTTACAAATTACCTGGGCCTGAAATCAACACTGGAAGCAATTCCAAAAGGCAAAATGGTACAGATAGACTTTTCAGGATCACCCTATGTGGATCATACGGTGATGGACAATATAACCAGGTTCAAACATGATTATGAGCAATCCGGAGGGGATATGGAGCTTATAGGTTTTGAACATCACCTGGCACTTTCGGATCATCCGCTGGCTGCCAGAAGGCTTCAAAGACAAACTGTATTGAGTTAA
- a CDS encoding HAMP domain-containing sensor histidine kinase, whose translation MNIKSRLTLLFTMLVGSIMALFCLSIYFFYDQYRENQFYSFLNERGQTIAQLVEGSTGLSTDDIEKIEKENNTVLQEEDITIYDGADSVIFSSGRKHFGLSKTLLSEARAGHEVRTKYQHKEAIIIRHILQDHRKPWVIIAIAQDRQGMNQLNRLREILVIGWLLSLVLVGVAGWQFANDAIKPVADIIDQVNKISAGNLHEKVTVGREKDELALLAETFNQMLNRLEIAFVAQKNFVSHASHELRTPLALIMSEADLGLMKERNAAEYQDALKGIWAEAREMNELVSRLLELARTDEQAFRVTFSKIRVDEVLWQAKASIQQKNPDYEVHIHYNKIPDDEEQLKRYGDESLLRTAFMNLMDNACKYSGDNTVNVFLETQNNLIKISFKDNGTGIAAAELPYIFDTFYRSEKTITKAGYGIGLSLTKRIINMQGASIEVESVPGTGTTFIIKFPPF comes from the coding sequence ATGAACATCAAGTCCCGCCTGACACTCTTGTTTACCATGCTGGTGGGTTCCATAATGGCCCTCTTCTGCCTGTCCATTTACTTTTTTTATGACCAATACCGCGAAAACCAGTTTTATTCATTCCTGAATGAGCGGGGGCAAACCATAGCCCAGCTTGTCGAGGGCAGTACCGGGCTCAGTACGGACGATATTGAGAAAATTGAGAAGGAAAACAACACGGTCCTGCAGGAAGAAGACATTACCATTTACGACGGAGCCGACTCCGTGATTTTTTCAAGCGGGAGAAAGCATTTCGGACTTTCAAAAACGCTCCTGTCCGAGGCACGGGCCGGGCATGAGGTACGTACCAAGTACCAGCATAAAGAGGCCATCATTATCAGGCATATTCTTCAGGATCACCGCAAGCCCTGGGTGATCATTGCCATTGCGCAGGACCGGCAGGGCATGAACCAGCTCAACCGCCTGCGGGAAATTCTGGTGATCGGCTGGCTGCTTTCGCTCGTGCTGGTAGGTGTAGCGGGATGGCAGTTTGCCAATGATGCCATCAAGCCGGTGGCAGACATTATTGATCAGGTGAATAAAATATCGGCGGGGAACCTGCACGAGAAAGTGACCGTAGGACGTGAAAAGGATGAGCTTGCATTGCTTGCCGAGACCTTCAATCAAATGCTGAACCGGCTCGAAATTGCATTTGTAGCCCAGAAAAATTTCGTTTCACATGCCTCTCACGAGCTGCGTACTCCCCTGGCACTGATCATGAGCGAGGCCGACCTGGGATTGATGAAGGAACGAAATGCCGCCGAATACCAGGATGCACTCAAGGGGATCTGGGCGGAGGCGCGCGAAATGAACGAGCTCGTGAGCCGCCTTCTCGAACTTGCCCGCACGGATGAGCAGGCGTTCCGGGTTACTTTTTCCAAAATACGGGTAGATGAAGTATTGTGGCAGGCCAAAGCATCTATACAGCAGAAAAATCCGGACTATGAAGTTCACATTCACTACAATAAAATTCCGGACGACGAGGAACAGCTGAAACGATACGGAGACGAAAGTCTGCTACGGACTGCATTCATGAACCTGATGGACAATGCGTGCAAATATTCAGGCGACAATACCGTCAACGTTTTTCTTGAAACACAGAACAACCTGATTAAAATATCCTTCAAAGACAACGGTACCGGCATCGCTGCGGCCGAGCTGCCCTACATTTTCGACACATTTTACCGGAGCGAAAAAACCATCACCAAAGCAGGCTACGGAATCGGGCTTTCGCTTACCAAACGCATTATCAACATGCAGGGAGCCAGCATTGAAGTAGAGTCGGTGCCGGGTACCGGAACGACCTTCATTATAAAGTTTCCACCATTTTAA
- a CDS encoding response regulator, producing the protein MKILVVEDEPKLAGFLKRGLEEQSWEVELAYDGQVGKKMASNYRFDVIILDVNLPLLNGYDLARQLRNDGLATPILFLTALGTIDDKLDGFESGGDDYLVKPFEFRELIARLKVLAQRNSSREQSSQVLTIADLELNLDEKVARRAGNRIDLTAKEFALLEYLMRNRGRVVSRVDIAEQVWDIRFDTGTNVIDVYINFLRKKVDKDYPAKLIHTVVGMGYIFKEE; encoded by the coding sequence ATGAAAATTCTAGTGGTCGAAGATGAGCCGAAGCTGGCCGGATTTCTAAAACGCGGCCTGGAAGAACAATCCTGGGAAGTGGAGCTGGCGTACGACGGACAGGTAGGAAAGAAAATGGCGAGCAACTATCGCTTCGATGTCATTATCCTCGACGTAAACCTGCCCCTGCTCAATGGGTACGATCTTGCGCGGCAGCTCCGGAACGATGGCCTCGCTACACCGATCCTCTTCCTCACTGCGCTGGGAACAATCGACGACAAGCTTGATGGCTTTGAATCGGGTGGAGACGATTACCTTGTAAAACCCTTTGAGTTCAGGGAGCTCATTGCACGCCTGAAAGTACTGGCGCAGCGCAACAGCTCGCGGGAACAGTCGAGCCAGGTGCTGACCATTGCGGATCTCGAACTGAACCTGGACGAAAAGGTAGCCCGCCGCGCAGGCAACCGCATTGACCTGACTGCCAAGGAATTTGCATTGCTCGAATACCTGATGCGCAACCGGGGCCGGGTAGTATCCCGGGTGGACATTGCAGAGCAGGTGTGGGATATCCGGTTTGATACGGGTACCAACGTGATTGATGTGTATATTAATTTTTTACGGAAGAAAGTAGATAAGGACTATCCTGCCAAGCTGATTCACACCGTAGTTGGCATGGGCTATATTTTCAAGGAAGAATGA
- a CDS encoding DinB family protein produces MEAKEEILRIIDLVNDTYESEEAWYGPSVVEALRGVTPKMAEARISTNTHSIAEIVYHMTTWRIFTVRKIQGDAEFDIKTQDKDWKKFPVVDEFEWEAIQMELSLSQEELVSELEKLEDDGFLEEFVPGRDYSYYTLIHGIIQHDIYHAGQISLIKKAVKGMHLEEDDFGAFDDRSDFDSGTDYY; encoded by the coding sequence ATGGAAGCAAAAGAAGAAATACTCAGGATCATCGACTTAGTGAATGATACCTATGAAAGTGAAGAGGCCTGGTATGGCCCGTCGGTCGTGGAGGCACTGCGCGGCGTAACTCCCAAAATGGCAGAAGCCAGGATTAGTACCAATACGCACTCCATCGCCGAGATCGTTTACCACATGACAACCTGGCGGATTTTCACGGTCAGGAAAATACAGGGTGATGCCGAATTCGACATCAAAACGCAGGATAAGGACTGGAAGAAATTTCCGGTCGTGGACGAATTTGAATGGGAGGCGATCCAGATGGAGCTGAGCCTTTCGCAGGAGGAACTTGTGTCAGAACTGGAAAAACTTGAAGACGACGGTTTCCTGGAAGAATTTGTACCCGGCCGCGACTACTCGTACTATACGCTCATCCACGGTATTATTCAGCACGATATATACCATGCCGGACAGATCAGCCTGATCAAGAAAGCCGTGAAGGGAATGCACCTGGAAGAAGACGATTTTGGCGCATTTGATGATCGCTCCGACTTTGATAGCGGCACAGATTACTATTAA
- a CDS encoding DUF4136 domain-containing protein, translating into MLRKTSFALLFAFVGLMSCSKDPISDLSTEETLVYITNHDKTANYKNYKTFSIVDSVLVVENDRAGTALTDIDRALLQRLVTNMQQLGYKYVSPKQNPDVGINAAWITNTYLNVASIPFSSYYGGYWGGGGYGYGYPSYYQYYETSESYWLVTMLDFKNPNTTNKTFNVIWNAQIRGAGIGSAQYIDNMVDGIFGQSGYLNIK; encoded by the coding sequence ATGTTGAGGAAAACTTCGTTCGCTTTATTATTTGCCTTCGTAGGGCTGATGTCCTGTTCCAAGGACCCCATCAGCGACCTGTCTACGGAAGAAACCCTGGTGTATATTACCAATCACGACAAAACGGCCAATTATAAGAATTACAAAACGTTCAGCATTGTAGATTCGGTACTTGTTGTTGAAAACGACCGCGCCGGTACCGCGCTCACCGACATTGACCGTGCGCTGCTGCAAAGGCTGGTGACCAACATGCAGCAACTGGGTTACAAATACGTGAGTCCCAAACAAAACCCGGACGTAGGGATCAATGCTGCCTGGATTACTAATACGTACCTGAATGTGGCGTCGATCCCGTTTTCGTCGTACTATGGCGGGTACTGGGGCGGGGGCGGCTATGGTTACGGCTACCCGAGCTACTACCAGTATTACGAAACCAGCGAAAGCTACTGGCTGGTGACAATGCTGGATTTCAAAAATCCGAATACAACCAACAAAACATTTAATGTGATCTGGAATGCCCAGATACGCGGCGCAGGCATCGGAAGCGCCCAGTACATTGACAATATGGTCGACGGGATCTTCGGGCAGTCTGGTTATTTAAATATCAAATAA
- the pheA gene encoding prephenate dehydratase → MELTDLRNRIDQLDDELLNILNERMELVKQVGELKRSSQAIIYRPEREKQILDRLEKRNTGLLTRQAIDAIFFEIFAVSRNLELPERISYLGPEGSFTHQAAESRFGGMSEYLVLPTIHSVFESVETGRAKFGVVPIENNQEGIVVETVDYLRDKNLSIVAEVLLQVHFTFASQSDSLRDIRRIYSKDIAFRQCGKFIGEYLEGLGIELIAVESTSKAAKLASEEPDAAAICSSISARLYGVPILFDNIEDSDQNKTRFLILAKDFSNVKSTDDKTTIIANLPNTNRPGVLYEFLKDFNDRGINLTKIESRPMRGESTFRYWFLVEFLGHYEDPAAQEIMHKYGTHLKWLGSYVRVS, encoded by the coding sequence GTGGAATTAACGGATTTAAGGAACAGAATAGACCAACTCGACGATGAGCTGCTGAACATCCTCAATGAGCGTATGGAGCTGGTGAAGCAGGTAGGTGAATTGAAACGATCCTCGCAGGCAATCATTTACCGGCCTGAAAGAGAAAAGCAGATCCTCGACCGGCTCGAAAAACGCAATACAGGACTGCTCACCCGCCAGGCTATTGACGCCATATTCTTCGAAATTTTTGCCGTTTCCCGTAATCTTGAACTGCCTGAGCGCATATCATACCTGGGGCCGGAGGGAAGCTTTACCCACCAGGCTGCGGAGAGCCGGTTTGGCGGGATGAGCGAGTACCTCGTACTGCCGACCATCCATTCAGTCTTTGAGAGCGTGGAAACCGGCCGCGCCAAATTCGGTGTAGTGCCCATTGAAAATAACCAGGAAGGTATCGTCGTGGAGACAGTGGATTATCTCCGGGACAAAAACCTGTCGATTGTCGCAGAGGTACTTTTACAGGTGCATTTCACATTCGCTTCTCAGTCCGACTCGCTCAGAGATATCCGCCGCATTTATTCAAAAGACATTGCATTCCGTCAATGCGGAAAATTCATAGGCGAGTACCTGGAAGGATTAGGTATTGAACTGATAGCGGTGGAATCTACCTCAAAGGCTGCCAAGCTGGCGTCGGAAGAGCCGGATGCTGCGGCCATCTGCTCATCGATTTCGGCCCGGCTTTACGGAGTACCCATCCTGTTTGACAATATCGAGGACAGCGACCAGAACAAAACCAGGTTCCTGATCCTGGCCAAAGACTTTTCCAATGTGAAAAGTACCGATGACAAAACCACGATCATTGCCAACCTTCCCAATACCAACCGGCCAGGGGTACTTTACGAATTCCTGAAAGACTTCAACGACCGCGGTATCAATCTTACCAAAATTGAGAGCCGGCCCATGCGGGGAGAGTCCACTTTCCGGTACTGGTTCCTGGTCGAGTTCCTGGGACACTACGAAGATCCGGCTGCGCAGGAGATCATGCACAAGTACGGTACTCACCTGAAATGGCTCGGCAGCTACGTACGGGTTTCATAA
- a CDS encoding DNA topoisomerase IV subunit B, which produces MEQPTAQYNEDSIKSLDWKEHIRLRPGMYIGKLGDGSSVDDGIYVLVKEIVDNSIDEHMMGNGKTIEIKISEHRVEVRDYGRGIPLGKVVDCVSKINTGGKYDSGAFQKSVGLNGVGTKAVNALSSYFKVQSFRDGKTKSAEFQQGTLLGESKEGTSSQRNGTHIIFEPDNHIFKNFRYIPQYLENMIWNYCYLNAGLTINFNGQKFFSQNGLLDLLQSKSDAETLRYSIIHLKGEDIEFAMTHGNQYGEEYYSFVNGQYTTQGGTHLAAFREAVVKAVREHFGKDYAPEDIRSSIIAAVAIRVQEPVFESQTKTKLGSNTITPDPNSTTVRTFVNDFVKERLDNYLHMHPESRDALKKRIEQSERERKELAGIKKLANDRAKKANLHNKKLRDCRLHLTDLKNDFRYETTLFITEGDSASGSITKSRNIQTQAVFSLRGKPLNCFGLTKKIVYENEEFNLLQHALDIENGVENLRFNRIIIATDADVDGMHIRLLLMTFFLQFFPDLVRNGHLFVLETPLFRVRNKKETIYCYSEEEKQAAVNKLGSKPEITRFKGLGEISPEEFGKFIGEDMRIEPVILQKETSIQKLLSYYMGKNTPERQRFIIDNLKIEKNVDELALAV; this is translated from the coding sequence ATGGAGCAACCCACTGCACAGTACAATGAGGACAGTATTAAGTCGCTGGACTGGAAGGAACATATCCGACTCAGACCAGGGATGTATATCGGTAAGCTTGGCGACGGATCGTCTGTGGATGATGGTATTTACGTACTGGTAAAAGAAATCGTCGACAACTCGATTGACGAGCATATGATGGGCAATGGAAAGACCATCGAAATAAAGATTTCGGAGCACCGCGTGGAAGTCCGTGACTATGGCCGGGGTATTCCGCTGGGAAAAGTAGTCGATTGTGTTTCTAAAATTAACACGGGCGGCAAGTACGACTCTGGTGCATTTCAGAAATCCGTCGGGCTGAACGGCGTGGGTACCAAAGCTGTAAATGCACTTTCCAGCTATTTCAAGGTACAATCTTTCCGCGACGGCAAAACTAAAAGTGCAGAATTTCAGCAAGGTACCCTGCTGGGAGAATCTAAAGAAGGTACCAGCTCACAGCGCAATGGCACCCATATCATTTTTGAGCCCGATAATCATATTTTCAAAAACTTCAGGTACATCCCGCAGTACCTCGAAAACATGATCTGGAACTACTGCTATCTCAATGCAGGACTCACGATCAACTTCAACGGGCAAAAGTTTTTCTCCCAAAACGGTCTCCTCGACCTGCTTCAGAGCAAGTCGGATGCTGAAACGCTCCGCTACTCGATCATCCACCTCAAAGGAGAGGATATTGAGTTTGCAATGACCCACGGAAACCAGTACGGGGAAGAGTACTACTCGTTTGTTAACGGTCAGTATACAACGCAGGGCGGAACACACCTGGCTGCTTTCCGCGAAGCTGTTGTAAAAGCAGTGCGTGAACATTTCGGAAAGGACTACGCTCCGGAGGATATCCGCTCATCCATTATTGCAGCAGTCGCCATACGGGTACAGGAGCCTGTTTTTGAATCACAAACCAAAACCAAGCTGGGCTCCAACACCATCACGCCCGACCCGAATAGTACAACCGTCCGGACGTTTGTCAATGACTTTGTGAAGGAACGGCTCGACAATTACCTGCACATGCACCCGGAATCACGGGATGCATTGAAAAAACGTATAGAGCAGTCGGAACGTGAGCGTAAGGAACTGGCTGGAATTAAAAAGCTTGCCAATGACCGCGCCAAAAAGGCCAACCTGCACAACAAAAAGCTGCGCGACTGCCGACTTCACCTCACCGACCTGAAAAATGACTTCCGGTACGAAACTACCCTGTTCATTACCGAGGGCGACTCGGCGAGCGGGTCTATTACCAAGTCGCGCAATATTCAGACGCAGGCTGTTTTCAGCTTGCGTGGTAAGCCGCTGAACTGTTTCGGACTCACCAAGAAGATTGTTTACGAAAACGAAGAGTTCAACCTTCTGCAGCATGCCCTGGACATTGAAAACGGGGTCGAAAACCTCCGCTTCAACCGCATCATCATTGCAACTGACGCCGATGTGGACGGAATGCACATCAGGTTGCTGCTGATGACCTTTTTCCTGCAATTTTTTCCTGACCTGGTTCGAAATGGTCACCTCTTTGTACTCGAAACCCCTTTGTTCAGGGTGAGAAATAAAAAAGAGACAATCTATTGTTACAGCGAAGAGGAAAAGCAGGCAGCAGTCAACAAACTGGGGAGCAAACCGGAAATTACGCGCTTCAAAGGACTGGGTGAAATTTCACCGGAAGAGTTCGGCAAGTTTATCGGCGAGGACATGCGGATTGAGCCGGTAATCCTGCAAAAAGAAACTTCGATCCAGAAGCTGCTTAGCTACTACATGGGTAAAAACACGCCTGAGCGGCAGCGTTTTATTATTGATAACCTGAAAATTGAGAAAAATGTGGACGAGCTTGCGCTGGCAGTTTAG